From the genome of Actinacidiphila yeochonensis CN732, one region includes:
- a CDS encoding glycosyltransferase, whose product MAEVSKEHRRVAVLTTGPLAGDSRAWRVAVAAHEAGYRVTLIGCGPTAVVPDGVAVRYVDVPDTLRTHRERRPHPGLRWPLAYRSAEAHAHRTAGIAARRALLATRAAELDVVHRAVPLRALARCAHVFAGARCAVRAGWTRLRAAQHLAAVRSRRRPSARLDDLAAETARLLLGRRAWRRLDPGLLDEETAFGPVLDTVRPHLVHALGPRALALGIRAALRAEGSGHRVEVVWDAPPRIPAETRRGQVAADALLRMFAREADGVVTVGNRLAAQLRAEYGLPALPVVARNAPPLPGRPASAASTAPAGPGGSGASFSVAEAPARPVRRGDVRVIPGPGSLPGPGSVPVSAPAAAVASASATAVGSAVGSAAVLRSGTVSGVGTGLVLGSGSRITSRKAAARTARETGVRARCGLGAETPLLVHVGPVTPDRGADTVVEALPKLYDLHAAFVVPDPEDDPNMAELRDRAAQLGVHGRLHVLPYVPVDQVSGFLASADIGVLPVHQLSHHQMVLATRYYEYAHARLPVVVSDVRAMAAATLGTGNGEVFRARDTADFVRAVGAVLTNPRRYRKAYERPDLLREWSWQTESAPLLDLYSRLLGPHR is encoded by the coding sequence ATGGCGGAGGTCTCCAAAGAGCACCGGCGTGTGGCGGTGCTGACGACAGGCCCCCTCGCAGGGGACTCGCGCGCGTGGCGGGTCGCGGTCGCGGCGCACGAGGCGGGTTACCGGGTCACACTCATCGGGTGCGGCCCCACGGCCGTCGTGCCCGACGGCGTCGCGGTCCGGTACGTCGACGTGCCCGACACCCTCCGCACCCACCGGGAGCGCCGCCCGCACCCCGGCCTGCGCTGGCCGCTGGCCTACCGCAGCGCTGAGGCCCACGCCCACCGCACCGCCGGCATCGCCGCCCGGCGCGCCTTGCTGGCCACCCGGGCGGCCGAGCTCGACGTCGTCCACCGGGCCGTACCGCTGCGCGCCCTGGCCCGCTGCGCCCACGTGTTCGCCGGCGCGCGGTGCGCCGTACGGGCCGGCTGGACCCGGCTGCGGGCCGCGCAGCACCTGGCGGCGGTACGCAGCCGGCGCCGCCCCAGCGCCCGGCTGGACGACCTCGCCGCCGAGACGGCCCGCCTGCTCCTCGGCCGCCGCGCCTGGCGGCGGCTCGACCCGGGGCTGCTCGACGAGGAGACGGCGTTCGGGCCGGTCCTGGACACCGTCCGCCCCCATCTCGTGCACGCGCTCGGCCCCCGCGCCCTCGCGCTGGGCATCCGGGCCGCGCTGCGGGCGGAGGGCTCCGGCCACCGCGTCGAGGTCGTCTGGGACGCGCCCCCGCGCATCCCCGCCGAGACCCGGCGCGGGCAGGTCGCCGCCGACGCGCTGCTGCGGATGTTCGCCCGCGAGGCGGACGGCGTGGTCACGGTGGGGAACCGCCTCGCGGCCCAACTCCGCGCGGAGTACGGGCTGCCGGCTCTGCCCGTGGTGGCCCGCAACGCCCCGCCGCTTCCCGGCCGCCCCGCCTCCGCCGCGTCCACTGCCCCCGCCGGGCCGGGCGGGTCGGGCGCCTCGTTCTCCGTCGCGGAGGCCCCGGCCAGGCCCGTCCGCCGGGGCGACGTGCGGGTCATTCCCGGTCCGGGCTCCCTTCCCGGTCCGGGCTCCGTCCCCGTCTCGGCGCCCGCTGCCGCCGTCGCTTCCGCTTCCGCCACCGCTGTCGGTTCCGCCGTCGGCTCCGCCGCCGTCCTCCGCTCCGGCACCGTCTCGGGGGTCGGTACCGGTCTCGTTCTCGGGTCCGGCTCCAGGATCACCTCGCGCAAGGCCGCCGCCCGTACCGCCCGTGAGACCGGTGTGCGCGCCCGCTGCGGGCTGGGCGCGGAGACGCCGCTGCTCGTGCACGTCGGCCCGGTCACCCCGGACCGGGGCGCCGACACCGTCGTCGAGGCCCTGCCGAAGCTCTACGACCTGCACGCGGCGTTCGTCGTCCCCGACCCGGAGGACGATCCGAACATGGCCGAACTGCGCGACCGGGCAGCCCAGTTGGGTGTGCACGGGCGGCTGCACGTGCTGCCCTACGTGCCGGTGGACCAGGTCTCCGGGTTCCTCGCGTCGGCGGACATCGGCGTGCTGCCCGTCCACCAGCTCTCGCACCACCAGATGGTGCTGGCCACCCGCTACTACGAATACGCGCACGCCCGGCTGCCGGTGGTGGTCTCCGACGTGCGCGCGATGGCCGCGGCCACCCTGGGCACCGGCAACGGCGAGGTCTTCCGGGCCCGGGACACCGCGGACTTCGTCCGCGCGGTCGGCGCGGTGCTCACCAACCCGCGCCGCTACCGCAAGGCGTACGAACGCCCGGATCTGCTGCGCGAGTGGTCCTGGCAGACCGAGTCCGCGCCGCTGCTCGACCTCTACTCCCGCCTCCTCGGCCCGCACCGCTGA
- a CDS encoding RNA polymerase sigma factor, translating to MSRSKDRAAAELFADLYPGLAGWCRRLTDDDGIAHEMASEAFARLWTHWTAVEEPRGFLYVTAANLVRDHWRKLDRERRAVRRARTEAALARQQPGAETSVPVRLLVQSMPERLRTAVLLYYYADLPVREIALLTKRKEGTVRADLHAAREFLRAGLGEHLDHAR from the coding sequence TTGAGCCGGTCCAAGGACAGGGCAGCCGCCGAGCTGTTCGCCGACCTCTACCCCGGTCTCGCCGGCTGGTGCCGCCGCCTGACGGACGACGACGGCATCGCCCACGAGATGGCGTCCGAGGCGTTCGCCCGCCTGTGGACGCACTGGACCGCCGTCGAGGAGCCCCGCGGGTTCCTCTACGTGACCGCGGCCAACCTGGTACGCGACCACTGGCGCAAGCTGGACCGCGAACGCCGGGCGGTGCGGCGCGCCCGCACCGAGGCCGCGCTGGCCCGGCAGCAGCCCGGCGCGGAGACCTCCGTCCCGGTGCGGCTGCTGGTCCAGTCGATGCCCGAACGGCTGCGCACCGCCGTCCTGCTGTACTACTACGCCGACCTGCCGGTCCGGGAGATCGCCCTGCTGACGAAGCGAAAAGAAGGAACCGTCAGGGCCGATCTGCACGCCGCCCGGGAGTTCCTCCGCGCCGGACTGGGAGAACACCTTGATCACGCCCGTTGA
- a CDS encoding class F sortase — protein sequence MRTSRSAAPPAVLTAICLTALLAAGCGAPVAPDPAAGPTGSTAPAPPSATAPPSVTATATAAPIARSVPVRLSIPAIGVDTPLMRLGLASDGTVEVPPVRAHAPAGWYSGSPTPGRTGPSVILGHVTVGRYGDGVFLRLSRLRPGARVVVRLKDGLSVAFTVDAVRTVAKDRFPTQEVYGDTDDPELRLITCGGPRTGDGYLDNVVVFASAAPSAPTA from the coding sequence TTGCGGACCTCCCGGTCGGCCGCGCCGCCCGCGGTCCTCACCGCGATCTGCCTGACGGCCCTGCTGGCCGCCGGGTGCGGCGCCCCCGTGGCGCCCGACCCGGCGGCGGGGCCGACCGGGAGCACGGCCCCCGCACCCCCCTCGGCCACCGCACCCCCTTCGGTCACCGCCACCGCGACGGCGGCGCCGATCGCGCGGTCGGTGCCGGTGCGCCTGAGCATCCCCGCCATCGGGGTGGACACCCCGCTCATGCGGCTCGGCCTGGCCTCCGACGGGACCGTCGAGGTGCCGCCGGTCCGGGCGCACGCCCCGGCCGGCTGGTACAGCGGCTCGCCCACCCCCGGCCGGACGGGGCCGTCGGTGATCCTCGGCCACGTGACCGTGGGCCGGTACGGGGACGGGGTGTTCCTGCGGCTGTCCCGCCTGCGGCCGGGGGCACGCGTCGTCGTCCGGCTCAAGGACGGGCTGTCGGTGGCGTTCACGGTGGACGCGGTGCGCACCGTCGCCAAGGACCGGTTCCCCACCCAGGAGGTCTACGGCGACACCGACGACCCGGAACTGCGCCTGATAACGTGCGGCGGCCCGCGGACCGGCGACGGCTACCTCGACAACGTGGTCGTCTTCGCGTCGGCGGCCCCCTCGGCGCCCACGGCGTAG
- a CDS encoding RodZ family helix-turn-helix domain-containing protein has product MRTRSFLAALGCAAVLSVAGAGTALADAGSSATPAPTPTPSVGAVSGGTGSGATATPSSTAAAVPSAVPSTGSSGTGTGSSSGGQVVAVPSGAPDTGVPTPAAGTSHTAEEAAGAGVLVLGAGALVMRRRLQGRG; this is encoded by the coding sequence ATGCGTACACGGTCCTTCCTCGCCGCCCTCGGCTGCGCGGCGGTGCTGTCCGTGGCGGGCGCCGGAACGGCTCTCGCCGACGCCGGCTCCTCCGCCACCCCGGCTCCCACCCCGACCCCGTCGGTCGGCGCGGTGTCGGGCGGCACCGGCTCGGGCGCCACCGCGACACCGTCGAGCACCGCCGCCGCGGTCCCGTCGGCCGTCCCGAGCACCGGCAGCTCCGGCACCGGCACCGGCTCGTCCAGCGGCGGCCAGGTCGTCGCGGTGCCCTCGGGTGCCCCCGACACCGGGGTGCCGACGCCTGCGGCCGGCACGTCGCACACCGCCGAGGAGGCGGCCGGCGCCGGGGTGCTGGTGCTCGGCGCGGGCGCGCTGGTGATGCGCCGCCGGCTCCAGGGCCGGGGCTGA
- a CDS encoding NAD(P)/FAD-dependent oxidoreductase, with the protein MAEDARVDVLVVGAGLAGLACARDLVAAGRTVRVLEAGDGVGGRMRTDLRDGFRLDRGFQVLNTSYPQVERRLALRPLRLRPFTPGVLVDTPKGQRRFADPSRAPRMAGDLLPGRLASVRDLAALTVLSARALLLPPRTLVRGTDRTTRTALAAAGFSEEIVETFLRPFLSGVFLEDELETSSRFFHLVWRSMLRGTQVLPADGIGAVPAQLAGDLPPRAVVLEAPVRELSDTGVVTADGREHAARAVVVATGPGAASRLLPDLRVPPTRSVTTYYHAAGSAPLAEPTLLVDSARRVLNTVVLSEVAPTYAPRGENLVATSVLGTDDSPGAEARVRAVLAELYGADTSRWSLVAARPILEALPAMPPPWPFTRPTRRGPGRYVCGDYRATGSQQGAMASGARAAREILEDWAGLAG; encoded by the coding sequence GTGGCGGAGGATGCGCGGGTGGACGTCCTGGTCGTCGGAGCCGGGCTCGCGGGCCTGGCCTGCGCCCGCGACCTGGTGGCCGCCGGCCGCACCGTACGGGTGCTGGAGGCCGGGGACGGGGTCGGCGGGCGGATGCGGACCGACCTGCGCGACGGCTTCCGGCTGGACCGCGGCTTCCAGGTGCTCAACACCTCCTACCCGCAGGTGGAACGGCGGCTGGCGCTGCGCCCGCTGCGGCTGCGGCCGTTCACGCCGGGCGTGCTGGTGGACACGCCGAAGGGGCAGCGCCGTTTCGCCGACCCCAGCCGCGCCCCGCGGATGGCCGGCGACCTGCTGCCCGGCCGGCTCGCCTCGGTCCGCGACCTGGCCGCGCTGACCGTGCTCAGCGCCCGCGCCCTGCTGCTGCCGCCCCGGACGCTGGTGCGCGGCACCGACCGTACGACCCGCACCGCGCTGGCCGCCGCCGGGTTCTCCGAGGAGATCGTGGAGACGTTCCTGCGGCCGTTCCTCTCCGGGGTGTTCCTGGAGGACGAGCTGGAGACGTCCAGCCGCTTCTTCCACCTGGTGTGGCGGTCGATGCTGCGCGGCACGCAGGTCCTGCCGGCCGACGGGATCGGCGCGGTCCCGGCGCAACTGGCCGGCGACCTGCCGCCGCGCGCCGTCGTCCTGGAGGCGCCGGTACGGGAGCTGTCCGACACCGGCGTCGTCACCGCGGACGGGCGCGAGCACGCCGCCCGCGCCGTCGTCGTCGCCACCGGGCCGGGCGCCGCGTCACGGCTGCTGCCGGACCTGCGGGTGCCGCCCACCCGCTCGGTCACCACGTACTACCACGCCGCCGGGTCCGCGCCGCTGGCCGAGCCGACGCTGCTGGTGGACAGCGCCCGGCGGGTGCTCAACACGGTGGTGCTCAGCGAGGTCGCCCCCACGTACGCGCCGCGCGGCGAGAACCTGGTGGCCACGTCCGTGCTCGGCACCGACGACTCGCCGGGCGCCGAGGCCCGGGTCCGCGCGGTGCTGGCCGAGCTGTACGGGGCCGACACCAGCCGGTGGAGCCTGGTCGCCGCCCGCCCGATCCTGGAGGCGCTGCCCGCGATGCCCCCGCCCTGGCCCTTCACCCGCCCCACCCGCCGGGGCCCGGGCCGCTACGTGTGCGGCGACTACCGGGCGACCGGCTCCCAGCAGGGCGCGATGGCCTCGGGCGCGCGGGCTGCCCGCGAGATCCTGGAGGACTGGGCGGGCCTGGCGGGCTGA
- a CDS encoding lytic polysaccharide monooxygenase auxiliary activity family 9 protein, translating to MRKKIAGSVIGLGALSAVVLSTGSASSHGYVSTPPSRAALCAAGTVTNCGDIQYEPQSVEGPKGFPTAGPADGSICSGGIARFAQLDDPRNGAWPATKVTGGQKYTFTWKLTAQHSTTDFSYYITNNTYNPNKPLTRSEINPTPFLKVAYNGAQPPTTVTQQGTIPTGHTGKQLIVGVWTIADTGNAFYSCADVQF from the coding sequence ATGCGCAAGAAGATCGCCGGCAGCGTCATCGGCCTCGGCGCCCTCTCCGCCGTCGTGCTGAGCACCGGCAGCGCCAGCAGCCACGGCTACGTCAGCACGCCGCCCAGCCGGGCCGCCCTGTGCGCGGCCGGGACCGTCACCAACTGCGGCGACATCCAGTACGAGCCGCAGAGCGTCGAGGGCCCCAAGGGCTTCCCGACCGCCGGGCCCGCCGACGGCAGCATCTGCAGCGGCGGCATCGCCCGCTTCGCGCAGCTCGACGACCCGCGCAACGGCGCCTGGCCCGCCACCAAGGTCACCGGCGGCCAGAAGTACACCTTCACCTGGAAGCTGACCGCCCAGCACTCCACCACCGACTTCTCGTACTACATCACCAACAACACCTACAACCCGAACAAGCCGCTCACCCGCTCCGAGATCAACCCCACGCCGTTCCTCAAGGTCGCGTACAACGGCGCTCAGCCGCCCACCACGGTGACCCAGCAGGGCACGATCCCCACCGGCCACACCGGCAAGCAGCTCATCGTCGGGGTGTGGACCATCGCCGACACCGGCAACGCCTTCTACTCCTGCGCCGACGTGCAGTTCTGA
- a CDS encoding GNAT family N-acetyltransferase — protein sequence MSITVRSAERADVPALVRLRLANAEAHVRLAPDLYRIPEADTVRRHFEGLLADGPSVLITVAELAGEVVGMSEVVLLPEPPDHQILQPRRGADLHTVVLETHRGQGVGRALVAAAERIASAHGAAFLHAGIFTPNADALAFYSASGFGPRGTLLTKERATP from the coding sequence ATGTCGATCACGGTTCGGTCCGCCGAGCGCGCGGACGTCCCCGCGCTGGTCCGCCTGCGTCTCGCCAACGCCGAGGCACACGTACGGCTCGCACCCGACCTCTACCGGATTCCCGAGGCCGACACCGTGCGGCGGCACTTCGAGGGCCTCCTCGCGGACGGGCCCTCCGTACTGATCACCGTCGCGGAACTGGCGGGCGAGGTGGTGGGCATGTCCGAGGTGGTGCTGCTGCCCGAGCCGCCCGACCACCAGATCCTCCAGCCCCGGCGCGGAGCCGACCTGCACACCGTGGTCCTCGAAACCCACCGCGGCCAGGGTGTCGGGAGAGCGCTGGTCGCGGCGGCGGAACGCATCGCCTCGGCCCATGGCGCCGCCTTCCTGCACGCCGGGATCTTCACCCCGAACGCGGACGCCCTCGCCTTCTACTCGGCCTCCGGCTTCGGCCCGCGCGGCACCCTGCTGACCAAGGAGCGCGCGACGCCCTGA
- a CDS encoding SGNH/GDSL hydrolase family protein, whose amino-acid sequence MASIRTRLALLGSAVALTAGAVVPAQLTAAAPAAAAADYSWVALGDSYTAGVVQAAGDVFEIPRDGCERTDQSYPQVIERDLGSFFELTNVSCGAATIEDVTSHAQVPVGRSVPGVPDPEAPFDPVPPQSEAVNAGTDVITVGVGGNTLGFADILFKCLELGQGTEGKGTPCKDALATGIPARLTKVSTDYDQMLAKLHEKGPNAKILTVGYPTIIPKDTSKCQYGHPHQFLSITPGDLDWLRTDVLEPLNTAIEKSTATQDAATFVNLYDSSENHSVCDADKWVEGVLDTDNRPALVHPNAKGHRNAADEVTSAILNAIVPKD is encoded by the coding sequence GTGGCAAGTATCCGCACGCGCCTGGCCCTGCTGGGCTCGGCCGTGGCGCTCACCGCCGGCGCCGTCGTTCCCGCACAGCTCACCGCCGCAGCCCCGGCCGCAGCCGCAGCGGACTACAGCTGGGTCGCTCTGGGCGACTCCTACACCGCCGGTGTCGTCCAGGCCGCCGGCGACGTCTTCGAAATTCCGCGCGACGGCTGCGAGCGCACCGACCAGTCCTACCCCCAGGTCATCGAACGCGACCTCGGCTCGTTCTTCGAGCTGACCAACGTCAGTTGCGGCGCCGCCACGATCGAGGACGTCACCTCTCACGCCCAGGTGCCGGTCGGCCGCAGCGTGCCGGGCGTCCCCGACCCGGAGGCCCCCTTCGACCCGGTGCCGCCCCAGTCCGAGGCGGTCAATGCCGGCACCGACGTGATCACCGTCGGCGTGGGCGGCAACACCCTCGGGTTCGCCGACATCCTCTTCAAGTGCCTGGAACTGGGCCAGGGCACTGAGGGGAAGGGCACGCCCTGCAAGGACGCCCTGGCCACCGGCATCCCGGCCAGGCTGACCAAGGTCAGCACCGACTACGACCAGATGCTCGCCAAGCTCCACGAGAAGGGCCCGAACGCCAAGATCCTGACCGTCGGCTACCCCACGATCATCCCCAAGGACACCTCCAAGTGCCAGTACGGCCACCCTCACCAGTTCCTCTCGATCACCCCCGGTGACCTGGACTGGCTGCGCACCGACGTCCTGGAGCCCCTCAACACGGCCATCGAGAAGTCGACCGCCACCCAGGACGCCGCCACCTTCGTCAACCTCTACGACTCCTCCGAAAACCACAGCGTCTGTGATGCCGACAAGTGGGTCGAAGGCGTCCTCGACACCGACAACCGGCCGGCCCTCGTCCACCCCAACGCCAAGGGCCACCGCAACGCCGCCGACGAGGTCACATCGGCGATCCTGAACGCCATCGTCCCGAAGGACTGA
- a CDS encoding GlcG/HbpS family heme-binding protein, translating to MSTGVRQIASITNATARRLVDAAIEAAEAAGQRSAIAVVDATGQLSAFARMDGAALQAVQISQDKAYSAASFGMPTGQWPEVMKDDTPLTAGISAIDRLVPFGGGLPIVIDGDVVGGIGVAGGHWSDDAKVAETALAALDATA from the coding sequence ATGAGCACCGGAGTCCGGCAGATCGCCTCCATCACCAACGCCACTGCCCGCAGGCTCGTCGACGCCGCGATCGAGGCCGCGGAGGCCGCCGGCCAGCGCTCCGCGATCGCGGTGGTCGACGCCACCGGACAGCTGAGTGCCTTCGCCCGCATGGACGGCGCAGCGCTCCAGGCCGTCCAGATCTCCCAGGACAAGGCGTACAGCGCCGCCAGCTTCGGCATGCCGACCGGCCAGTGGCCCGAGGTCATGAAGGACGACACCCCGCTGACCGCCGGCATCTCGGCCATAGACCGCCTGGTCCCGTTCGGCGGCGGGCTCCCCATCGTCATCGACGGCGACGTCGTCGGCGGGATCGGCGTCGCCGGCGGGCACTGGAGCGACGACGCCAAGGTCGCCGAGACCGCCCTGGCCGCCCTGGACGCCACCGCGTAA
- a CDS encoding ATP-binding protein, with protein MKRATHPASSSVHVPRPSQTPAPGSGSGSESESDADSHPDPVSDTDADTTSVTDTDPHLDAASGTDTDTGPDTEAGTEADAYVASAYVLAEGPSPTETPQWEEPLGPDDPEVLVSQVPLRLWPATARSVNRARHDLVATLDRWECGELADTASLVLSELMTNAVRHGRVQGRKVGTQVVRIPDGVRIEVHDAHDKRPRVRAAHQDDEHGRGLALVDILTGHRWGVLDREGPGKLVWAECTLTSPAMDLPAAY; from the coding sequence ATGAAACGGGCAACTCACCCCGCCTCCAGCTCCGTCCACGTCCCCCGTCCGTCGCAGACGCCCGCGCCCGGCTCCGGGTCCGGGTCCGAGAGCGAGTCCGACGCCGACTCCCACCCCGACCCCGTCTCCGACACGGACGCCGACACCACCTCCGTAACCGACACCGACCCCCACCTCGACGCCGCCTCCGGAACCGACACCGACACCGGACCTGACACCGAGGCCGGAACCGAGGCCGACGCGTACGTGGCATCCGCGTACGTCCTCGCGGAGGGCCCGTCCCCGACGGAAACCCCGCAGTGGGAGGAGCCGTTGGGCCCGGACGACCCCGAAGTGCTGGTGTCACAGGTGCCGTTGCGGTTGTGGCCCGCGACGGCCCGCAGCGTCAACCGGGCGCGGCACGACCTGGTGGCGACCCTGGATCGCTGGGAGTGCGGCGAGTTGGCCGATACCGCCTCGCTCGTCCTCTCGGAGCTGATGACCAACGCCGTGCGGCACGGCCGGGTGCAGGGGCGCAAGGTCGGCACCCAGGTGGTGCGCATCCCAGACGGCGTGCGGATCGAGGTCCACGACGCCCACGACAAGCGCCCCCGGGTGCGCGCGGCCCACCAGGACGACGAGCACGGCCGGGGCCTGGCCCTCGTCGACATCCTCACCGGCCACCGCTGGGGCGTCCTGGACCGCGAGGGGCCCGGCAAGCTCGTCTGGGCCGAGTGCACCCTCACCTCCCCGGCGATGGACCTCCCCGCGGCGTACTGA
- a CDS encoding helix-turn-helix domain-containing protein: protein MDFDIEAASPALCRLRLGSALREIRLAANVRGSMVCKKLIWSPSKLTRLETGENATVEKADIMALCEIYGVEGKLRSELLDYATVTKTRKDWWASPEHRQAIPPGFRAFLDLEATATALQNYEAEFVPGLLQTEAYVRVIHEAAYQGLPPDVIDKSVAMRTKRQEVLDRTDPALKFTAIMNEAVLWRRVGDSGVMREQLSHIVEVVESRPNVHVQVVPYSAGHHPGMNGAFFVFQFPEKLGLKPMVYLENLADAIVKRAEPDVERYADAFSELRALAAGPKESLSLIKQAIKEH from the coding sequence ATGGACTTCGACATCGAGGCCGCCTCGCCGGCACTCTGCCGGCTGCGGCTGGGCAGCGCGTTACGGGAGATCCGCCTCGCCGCGAACGTGAGGGGCTCGATGGTGTGCAAGAAGCTCATCTGGAGCCCGTCCAAGCTCACGCGCCTGGAGACCGGCGAGAACGCGACCGTCGAGAAGGCCGACATCATGGCGCTCTGCGAGATCTACGGCGTGGAAGGGAAGTTGCGGAGCGAGCTGCTCGACTACGCAACCGTCACCAAGACCCGCAAGGACTGGTGGGCTTCCCCCGAGCATCGGCAGGCGATCCCTCCGGGGTTCCGGGCCTTCCTCGACCTGGAGGCCACGGCGACGGCACTCCAGAACTACGAGGCCGAGTTCGTACCTGGCCTGCTCCAGACCGAGGCATACGTTCGGGTGATCCACGAGGCGGCCTACCAGGGCTTGCCGCCTGACGTCATCGACAAGTCCGTCGCCATGCGCACCAAGCGTCAGGAAGTCCTCGACCGGACGGACCCGGCGCTAAAGTTCACAGCGATCATGAACGAGGCGGTGCTGTGGCGGCGGGTCGGGGACTCCGGGGTGATGCGCGAGCAGCTCTCCCACATCGTGGAGGTGGTGGAGTCTCGGCCCAACGTCCATGTGCAGGTGGTTCCGTACAGTGCGGGACATCACCCGGGCATGAACGGGGCGTTCTTCGTCTTCCAGTTCCCGGAGAAGCTGGGGCTGAAGCCGATGGTCTACCTGGAGAACCTGGCGGACGCCATCGTCAAGCGTGCGGAGCCGGACGTTGAGCGGTACGCGGACGCGTTCTCCGAACTGAGGGCCCTGGCTGCGGGACCGAAGGAGTCCCTGAGCCTGATCAAGCAAGCGATCAAGGAGCATTGA
- a CDS encoding DUF397 domain-containing protein, which produces MTITADALTGASWFKSTYSNDHGGACVEGARLPGGGMAVRDSKDPHGPALLFAAEAWAAFTTAVSEGEFPTA; this is translated from the coding sequence ATGACCATCACGGCCGACGCCCTGACCGGAGCCTCCTGGTTCAAGTCGACCTACAGCAACGACCACGGTGGCGCCTGCGTCGAGGGCGCCCGCCTGCCTGGGGGTGGGATGGCCGTTCGGGACTCGAAGGACCCGCATGGGCCCGCGCTGCTGTTCGCCGCTGAGGCGTGGGCCGCGTTCACCACCGCCGTGAGTGAGGGCGAGTTCCCGACGGCCTGA
- a CDS encoding DUF397 domain-containing protein — MTIISASTLPEALWFTSSHSNDHGGNCVEAARLTGVTWFTSSHSDAEGGNCVEAAQLASDWFTSSFSDNRGGACVEGAHLVNGGMAVRDSKDPEGPALLFSPEAWSAFTSAVTNGDFPTT; from the coding sequence TTGACGATCATCTCGGCCAGCACCCTGCCCGAAGCGCTCTGGTTCACGTCCAGCCACAGCAACGACCACGGCGGCAACTGCGTAGAGGCCGCGCGCCTCACCGGCGTCACGTGGTTCACGTCCTCGCACAGCGACGCTGAGGGTGGCAACTGCGTTGAGGCGGCCCAGCTCGCGAGCGACTGGTTCACCTCCAGCTTCAGCGACAACCGGGGTGGCGCGTGCGTCGAGGGCGCCCACCTCGTCAACGGCGGTATGGCCGTTCGCGATTCGAAGGACCCGGAAGGCCCGGCCCTGCTCTTCTCCCCCGAGGCGTGGTCCGCCTTCACCTCCGCCGTCACCAACGGCGACTTCCCGACAACCTGA
- a CDS encoding MerR family transcriptional regulator, giving the protein MRIGELAEATGTSTRALRYYEEQGLLRAERRANGYREYDEQAVLQVAFVQDLYRAGLSSELIREIIPCAGSKRPDGDCSALLGRVRQVRDQLAEQERQFAERRDMLERYLSGAALPAGIDSHLHEQVAPPVAANGS; this is encoded by the coding sequence ATGCGAATCGGGGAACTCGCCGAGGCGACCGGGACCAGCACCCGTGCGCTGCGGTACTACGAGGAGCAGGGGCTGCTGCGCGCCGAGCGCCGCGCCAACGGATACCGGGAGTACGACGAGCAGGCGGTGCTCCAGGTCGCCTTCGTCCAGGACCTGTACCGCGCGGGCCTGTCGTCCGAACTCATCCGGGAGATCATCCCGTGCGCGGGATCGAAGCGTCCCGACGGCGACTGCTCGGCGCTCCTCGGCCGCGTCCGGCAGGTCCGCGACCAACTCGCCGAGCAGGAGCGACAGTTCGCCGAGCGGCGCGACATGCTCGAACGCTACCTCTCCGGCGCCGCGCTCCCGGCCGGCATCGACTCCCACCTGCACGAGCAGGTAGCACCACCCGTCGCCGCCAACGGATCCTGA